The genome window ACTCGCGGGCCGTCGCGATCGGCGACTGGATCTTCGTCTCGAACACCGCCGGCATCGACTACGAGACGAGGACCCTGCCGGACACGGCGGCAGAGCAGCTGCGTCTCGCGATCGCCACCGTCGCGCGGGCGCTCGCCGCCGTGGATTCATCGCTCTCGGATGTCGTCCGGATCCAGGTCTTCGTCCCCGATGCGTCCGATCAGGACGAGACGATCGAGGTGCTCGGCGAGCTGTTCCGCGGCATCGATCCGGCGCTCACCATGACGCGCAGCCCGCTCGCGGGCGAGTACAAGGCCGAGATCGAGGTGACGGCGCACCGCGGGGCTGGGGCGGCGCGGCGTACACAGATCGATCTGTGAGCACTCGGCGACTCGGAGTGCGGGGCCTCGGGTGCGGCCAGGGCTGACAGATCAGCGGACCTCGCCCGCGTAGGACAGGCGCCGCGACAGGGCGGCCGCGGCGTCGCGCAGCTCGGACGGTCCGACGACGCGGAACGGGGCGTCGAAGCGGGCGATCGAGGCGAGGATGCCGGTCCACGACCAGGATCCGACCCTGACGCGGCACGAGTTGTCGTCGATCGGCTCGACGCTGCCGTCGCGTCCGATCCAGTGCGCGACCTCGCGGGCGGGCGCCTCGAGTACGAGCTCGCCGATGCACGGCCAGCGGTCGCCGGCATCCGACCCCTTCGCCCGCGCCGCGAGGTAGGTCTGCGCGTCGGCGGCGGGCAGTTCGCGGGGCGTGAAGGCGGGGCCGGTCGGGATGCGCGGGGTCATCCGATCGAGGCGGAAGGTTCGCCAGTCGTCAGCGTCGAGATCCCACGCGAGCAGATACCAGCGGCCCTCGCGGGCGACGACGGCGTGCGGCTCGGTGCGTCGGGCAGGGCGGTCGTGGTCGCCGTAGTCGAAGCGCAGCACGTGACGGTCGCGAACCGCTGCGCTGACGGCTTCGAGCACCGCGGGACCCACCCGTGTCTCGTTCTCGACGCCGGTGAAGCGGATGCCGTCGACCCGGTGGCGCAGGCGCGACGGCATGACCTGTCTCACGGTCGCGAGTGCACGGGCGGCTCCCTCGTCGATGTCGATCCCGGTGGCGGGCACG of Microbacterium sp. LWH13-1.2 contains these proteins:
- a CDS encoding WYL domain-containing protein, yielding MTGSSSRMLTLLSLLQTQRDWPGQVLADRLDVTPRTVRRDVDRLRELGYRISAIKGPDGGYRLAAGSELPPLLFDDEQAVAIAVALQSVPATGIDIDEGAARALATVRQVMPSRLRHRVDGIRFTGVENETRVGPAVLEAVSAAVRDRHVLRFDYGDHDRPARRTEPHAVVAREGRWYLLAWDLDADDWRTFRLDRMTPRIPTGPAFTPRELPAADAQTYLAARAKGSDAGDRWPCIGELVLEAPAREVAHWIGRDGSVEPIDDNSCRVRVGSWSWTGILASIARFDAPFRVVGPSELRDAAAALSRRLSYAGEVR
- a CDS encoding RidA family protein gives rise to the protein MIITSVKSGSKFETLASYSRAVAIGDWIFVSNTAGIDYETRTLPDTAAEQLRLAIATVARALAAVDSSLSDVVRIQVFVPDASDQDETIEVLGELFRGIDPALTMTRSPLAGEYKAEIEVTAHRGAGAARRTQIDL